The Candidatus Acidiferrales bacterium genome includes a window with the following:
- a CDS encoding GNAT family N-acetyltransferase, giving the protein MYSSSTVEIDSKWDELLKTMPGWNVFQLSDWLRLYVSSYFSGATIRGVLLHEGTELIGMTPVVMWKKFGFSMAGSPLRHALTPYMGIACKRNPEACVSAFAQYCSAQGVRMATLTLSFFLPDTVVTHNHFRVKTRMTSVIDLSEDLDTILKKMDGKTRNQLRQGEKNGLEVSFDIDDKSVNQYLGLRSRLYTLQGMDQSTSSTLMESFFSSFPKEYYALFSVKYEGAMIAAAVLLKYAETCLYWDGVSDAQFNRLRPNNVLQWQVIKWAKASGIHWYDLGGTNTPSIAHFKKGFGGIEKTYTSVEMFSPAFLGSVWKVFEKLRARKNPRLKGAM; this is encoded by the coding sequence ATGTATTCATCATCGACAGTAGAAATTGACTCGAAATGGGATGAACTACTGAAGACTATGCCTGGCTGGAATGTGTTTCAATTATCCGATTGGCTTCGCCTTTATGTGTCATCATATTTCAGCGGTGCGACAATCCGTGGTGTCCTTTTGCATGAAGGCACTGAGCTGATAGGAATGACACCGGTGGTAATGTGGAAGAAATTTGGATTCTCGATGGCAGGTTCGCCCCTTCGCCATGCTCTTACTCCGTACATGGGCATCGCATGTAAGAGAAACCCCGAGGCCTGCGTTTCCGCATTCGCGCAGTATTGTTCGGCACAAGGAGTGAGAATGGCGACGCTGACGCTGTCCTTCTTCCTTCCCGACACCGTCGTCACTCATAATCATTTTCGAGTGAAGACGCGTATGACCTCAGTTATAGATCTGAGCGAAGATCTCGACACGATCCTGAAGAAGATGGATGGCAAGACAAGAAACCAGCTAAGGCAGGGAGAAAAGAACGGACTCGAAGTTTCATTCGACATCGATGACAAATCGGTGAACCAATACCTTGGTCTCCGCAGCAGACTTTACACTCTTCAGGGAATGGACCAGTCCACATCGAGCACGTTGATGGAAAGTTTCTTTTCCTCTTTCCCAAAGGAATACTACGCTCTCTTCTCAGTGAAGTATGAGGGTGCAATGATCGCGGCGGCAGTCCTGCTGAAGTATGCCGAAACATGTCTGTACTGGGATGGAGTTTCGGATGCCCAATTCAACAGGCTGCGGCCAAATAATGTTCTGCAGTGGCAGGTGATAAAGTGGGCGAAAGCCTCCGGTATACACTGGTATGACCTGGGTGGCACTAACACTCCGTCGATAGCTCATTTCAAGAAAGGATTCGGCGGGATAGAGAAGACTTACACATCTGTGGAGATGTTCTCACCTGCGTTTCTTGGCAGTGTGTGGAAAGTGTTTGAAAAGCTGAGAGCAAGAAAGAACCCACGACTAAAAGGCGCAATGTGA
- a CDS encoding glycosyltransferase family 4 protein produces MSRNSDIDVCMITSYHDFDDDRIFQKEAKSLVKAGKRVVLLAPADKKQFICDGIQVFGFKRRKYLGRLVTTLQLTVKAFELRAGAYHFHEPELLLAGMFLRIFTRGKIVYDVHEEHATSIPVKVKSPLIRKLVGMCIFALERMLAKVPHNVIVVRKDLADRFARYGCTNITEILVCAPTELFPRREKGVLNSGTVTIVHEGNLDIATRGLDKYLEAARIVRDKIANVHFLTIGRVPPKDLEWMRSFMSANRMEDYFEICSWIRFEELPKILRASSIGILLLQPVSMNNIMGLPNKLFDYMAAGIPTVACNFPNIAEIVSRADCGVLVDPTDPAKIAAGVTFLIENPEEAVRLGKNARAAFERYYNWEEMEKRLLAVYS; encoded by the coding sequence ATGAGCCGCAATTCCGACATCGACGTCTGCATGATAACCTCTTATCATGATTTTGATGACGACAGGATTTTTCAGAAGGAAGCAAAGAGTCTTGTCAAGGCAGGGAAGAGGGTTGTATTGCTTGCACCGGCGGACAAAAAACAATTTATCTGCGACGGGATACAGGTCTTCGGGTTCAAAAGAAGGAAGTATCTTGGAAGACTTGTTACCACTCTTCAGTTGACAGTGAAGGCGTTCGAGCTGAGGGCGGGAGCATATCATTTCCATGAACCGGAGCTTCTCTTGGCGGGCATGTTTCTCCGAATATTTACACGCGGCAAGATCGTTTATGACGTTCACGAGGAGCACGCGACCAGCATCCCGGTCAAGGTCAAAAGTCCTCTCATCAGGAAACTTGTAGGGATGTGCATCTTTGCATTGGAGAGGATGCTTGCGAAGGTGCCGCACAATGTGATCGTAGTGAGAAAGGATCTGGCAGACAGATTCGCGCGTTACGGATGTACAAATATAACCGAAATACTTGTCTGCGCACCGACAGAGCTCTTCCCCCGAAGGGAGAAAGGCGTTCTCAACTCCGGAACTGTCACAATTGTCCATGAGGGAAACCTCGATATCGCGACCAGAGGACTGGACAAATATCTCGAAGCCGCGAGGATTGTGAGAGACAAGATAGCGAATGTCCATTTTCTTACGATCGGAAGAGTTCCGCCTAAAGATCTGGAATGGATGCGAAGTTTTATGTCGGCTAACCGGATGGAGGATTATTTTGAGATTTGTTCCTGGATAAGATTTGAAGAGCTGCCGAAAATATTGAGAGCGAGCTCCATCGGTATTCTGTTGTTGCAGCCGGTGTCGATGAACAATATCATGGGACTCCCGAACAAGCTGTTCGACTATATGGCAGCGGGCATACCTACCGTTGCCTGTAATTTCCCGAACATAGCTGAGATAGTTTCTCGCGCCGACTGCGGCGTTCTTGTCGATCCAACCGACCCGGCTAAAATAGCAGCTGGCGTCACTTTCTTGATCGAGAATCCTGAAGAAGCAGTGCGCCTGGGCAAGAATGCCCGGGCAGCTTTCGAGAGATACTATAACTGGGAGGAAATGGAAAAAAGACTACTTGCAGTATACAGCTGA